From the genome of Thermosynechococcus sp. NK55a:
CACAGGGGGCATGTTTAGCTCTGATTCTTATTCCGCTGTGCGTGGTGTGGACAAGCTGATTCCCGTAGATGTCTATTTGCCTGGCTGCCCACCCCGTCCAGAGGCAATCATGGATGCCATTATCAAGCTGCGCAAGAAAATTGCCAACGAACATATCAACGAGCGGGGTAACCTTGCCCAAACCCATCGCCTCTTTACCGCCAAGCACAAAATGAAACCCGTGCCGCCCATTCTGACGGGCCAATATCTCAATGCTCCTACTCGTCAAGCGCCTCCCCCTGCCCTTGCGGCAGCGATGGGAATAGCCGTTCCTGCCCTTGGAGAAGCCGTGAGCGAAACCAGCAGCACTGGAGAATAATTCAAATTCAATCCTTCTTGGCAAAGAGGTAGCAAGCAATGGCAGTTTCAACAGAGCTTTTAGTTCTTGGTGTGTATGTGGCCTTGGCGGGGCTGTATCTGCTGGTGGTGCCGGCGATTGTCTATGCCTATTTGAAAGCGCGCTGGTATGTGGCTAGCTCCTTTGAGCGGGCGTTTATGTACTTTCTAGTTACTTTTTCTTTCCGGGATTACTCCTGCTCGCACCCTTTATTAACTTTCGCCCACAACCGCGCTCTCTCAATTCCTAGGTGCTATGCGCCGCATTGATGTTCTAGGAATTGGTGTTGGTCTTTTCTTTGGCGGTGGTTTGGTCTATCTCCTGTTGCGGATGGCCGGGGTTGAGCCACTTCAGGCGGGTGTTTGGAGTCAGGCTATTTTTGTCTTGGGAATTCTTGGCTGGCTCTCCACTTACCTACTGCGGGTTGTTACGGGGCGGATGACCTACCACCAACAACTCAAAGACTATGAAGAGGCACTTCTTAGCGATCGCCTAGCACGGCTGTCGCCAGAGGAGCGAGCGGCCCTCGAAGCTGAGATTCTCGCAGAAACCAACCCTACAGCTGATCCTGAATTGGGAGATAATTAGCTCAAGTTTCCCCTATGGCTTGGCAATGCACTTTCCCCGCTCCTGTGGTTTACTGCTCCATCCCACCTCCCTTCCCGGTGGTCACGGCATTGGTGAGTTGGGTGCCGCTGCCCGTGAGTTCTTGGAATTTTTAGTGGCCAGTGATCAGCAGTACTGGCAAGTGCTGCCCCTAGGCCCCACCGGCTTTGGGAATTCTCCCTATATGTGCTATTCCGCTATGGCGGGTAACCCGCTGCTGATTAGCTTGGAGGAGGTCGCAAAAGCCGGTTGGTTAACGGAGGCTGATCTAGCGCAGATTAACCTTGAGAATCGCGATCGCGTGGATTTCGACGCTGTGATCAACCAGAAACTGCCGCTCCTACGCCTTGCGGCGCAACGTTTTCAGAGTCAAGCTACCCCAGGAGACTGGCAGGCCTTCCGCGACTTCCAAGCCCTTGCTCACTACTGGCTGCCCACCTATGCCCTCTTTATGGCAATTAAGGAGCACCATGAGGGACAGCCGTGGTATGAATGGCCCGCTCCTTTGCGCGATCGCGAACCAACCGCCCTTGCCGCTATCCAAGTTGTTCTCAAAGACCGCATTTTTGAGTACGAGTTTCAGCAATTTCTCTTTTACCAACAGTGGCACGCCCTCAAGGAAGCCGCCAATCAACGGGGGATTCAAATTATCGGTGATATTCCCATTTACGTTGCCCACGACAGTGCCGATGTCTGGGCCTTTCCTCAATTTTTTGAACTCAATCCAGAAACAGGTGCGGCTGCCCTCATGGCCGGTGTGCCCCCCGACTACTTTAGCGCCACAGGACAACTGTGGGGCAATCCCATTTACAACTGGAAAGCCCTTGCTGCCGATGGCTACTCTTGGTGGATTGAGCGCTTCCGTGCTCTCCTTTCCTATGTGGACATTATCCGTGTCGATCACTTTCGCGGCTTTCAGGCCTACTGGCAAGTACCGGAAGGGGAGAAAACAGCTGTCAACGGCGAGTGGCAACCAGGTCCTGGTGCTGCCTTCTTTGAAGCTTTGCAAGCGGCCTTGGGACGACTGCCTATTCTAGCGGAGGATTTAGGGGATATTACCCCCGATGTCATTGCCCTGCGGGATCAGTTTCAGTTTCCGGGGATGAAAATTCTCCAGTTTGCCTTTGGCGGTGGTTCAGATAATCCGTTTTTGCCCTTTAATCAAGAGCGCAACTGCGTGGTGTATACCGGCACTCACGACAATGACACAACTGTGGGCTGGTATCGCAACCTGAGTGACTGGGAACGGCAGCGTTTTATTGACTATTTGGGCTATACCCCCAGCGAACCCCACTGGGCATTGATTCGCATGGCCTTGGGAACCGTGGCTAACCAAGCCATTATTCCCGTTCAAGATTTGCTCGGCCTCGATAGCCATGCCCGCATGAATTTTCCTGGGACTGGCGAAGGCAACTGGGCATGGCGACTGACTGCTGGTCAACTCACCCCTGAACTTGCCGCTCATTTGAAGCACCTGGTACATCTCTTTGGCCGCCAAGCGCCCCCCAGGCCTCAACCTAGTGAAGCCGAGGCAGGATCCCTCGGAATTGAGACGCAGCCCTAAGCTCGCCGTCGGCCATCGGGCATAATCGTGCCCCGCAAATCCACTTCACTGAGATTGGCACCACTCATATCTGCAGCAGTCAGGTTGGCCCGCGTCAAATCGGCCCGCGACAGGTTCGAGCCTGAGAGGTTGGCATCTCCTAAGTCTGCGCCACTCAAGTTAACACCGCTGAGGTCTACGGTTCCCAGCAAGCTGCCGCTAAAGGTTGCCCGGCTTAGGGTGGCTCCACTCAGGGTGGCGCGGCTCAGGTTTGCTTCGGAGAGGGTAGCACGACTCAGGTTGGCTCCCACCAAGCGGGCGCGGCTGAGATTGGCTTCTACTAAGTCGGCACGGCTAAAGTTAGCTTCCGTTAAGTCCACCTCGCGGAGATTGGCACCGCTCAGATTAGCCCCCCGCAGCTTCACCCCATTAAAGACTAGGCCACTGAGATTGGCACTGCGTAGATCCGTTTGACTCAAATCCGCATTATCCAGCAATGCACCCTGCAGATTTGCCCCTTGGAGATTCGCTCCCCGCAGATTGGTGCCCACCAGTTTAGCATGGCTGAGGTTGGCGCCCTGCAAATTTGCGCCACTGAGATTCGCACGGCTCAGGTTGGTATGACTCAGGTTCGCGCCACTGAGATTGGCACCACCAAGGTTGACCTCTGATAGCTCTAGGGACGATAGATCCGCCTTTGCCAGTTCGGCGCCGACAAGTTTGGCCTTGGTAAGGTTGGCTTCACTGAGCTTGACTTCCGTGAGATCAACGCGACTCAGATTGGCACCTGTAAGATTTGCCGCCGTTAAATTAGCACCCCTCAGGTTGGCACCGCTGAGGTTTGTGCCACTGAGATTGGCATTGCTGACATCCGCCTGAATTAAATCCACACGGGTCAGGTTTGCCTGCTTTAGCTCTGTTCCATGCAAATTGGCGCCCTGTAAATTTGCTCCCGAAAGGTTCACGCCGTCGAGGGTCAATCCCCGCAGATCTGCATTGGCCAAATCCACACGGGAGAGGTTTGCACCCTGAAGCACTGTTCCCCGCAGTGTGGTTTCACTCAGTTCAGCGCGGCTGAGATTAGCTCGTGTCAGGTTTGCCCAACTGAGATCACTACGACTCAAGTTTGCGCCAGCGAGGTTGGCATCCACCAATTCTGCTTTGATGAGCATCGCATTGACAATTTCTGCACCACATAGCACGGCGCCACTGAGATTTGCCCCGCTCAGGTTGACCCACTCCATGTCGGCACGGGAGAGAATAATCCCCCGTAGATCAGCGTTAATAAACTCGCCATTTGTCAAACTGGCGCGATTAAAGTCCCGTTCACCGCTGGCGTAGCGTTTTAACAACTCTTGGGGATTCATCAAAAAAAATTGGCTCTGGAACTCCGCCCCTGAGAGCGGCTCTACACTCTAAGCCTAGCTTAATTCGCTAAAACCACACTACGCTCGTGAGAGGATGACTCGTGAGAGGATGATAATAAAGACTTGCGCTCGATGCTCTCATGGATACCATTCCTATTCTTGATCTCAAAGCCCAATATCAGTCCCTCCAACCAGAGATCGATCGCGCAGTTGCCCGGGTACTCGCATCAGGTCAGTTCATTCTAGGGCCAGAGGTACAGGCCTTTGAGGAAGAGGTGGCCGCCTATTTAGGGGTGCGCCAGGCGGTAGCCGTTAATTCAGGAACAGATGCATTGGTGATTTCCCTGCGCAGTTTGGGGGTGGGTGCTGGGGATGAGGTGATTACAACCCCTTTTTCGTTTTTTGCCACGGCAGAGGCGATTAGTTTGGTGGGTGCCCGCCCAGTTTTTGTGGATGTGGAATTGGACTCCTTTAACCTTGATCCCAGTAAAGTTGCTGCAGCGATTACCCCTCGCACCAAGGTGATTTTGCCTGTGCATTTATTTGGCCGACCGGCAGCGATGGGGGCAATTATGGAACTTGCTCAGGCTCATGGGTTAGCGATCCTTGAGGATTGTGCCCAGTCTTTTGGGGCCCGCTATTGCCCGCCCTGTGAAAATTGCCAATGTGAAGCGGCAACTCAAGAAGCCTTGGCCCATCGGTTCACGGGCGCGATCGGTACGATGGGTGCCTTTTCCTTTTTCCCCACCAAGAATTTGGGTGCCTATGGTGATGGCGGTCTGATTACTACCAATGATGAGGATTTAGCAGAGCGATCGCGCATGCTGCGGGTTCACGGCGCCCGTCAACGCTACCACCACGAAATAATTGGCTACAATTCCCGCTTGGATAGCCTCCAGGCAGCAATTCTACGGGTGAAGCTGCCCCATATCGATCGCTGGAATCAACAGCGACGGCGAGTCGCCCAAACCTATAACCAAGCCTTGGCTGGTCTTGAGGCAGTAGTGACCCCAGCCGTGTCTGCGGGGCATGTGTTTCATCAATATACGATTCGGGTGCTGAATGGCCAGCGGGATGCGCTTGTGGCTTACCTAAAGGAGGCTGGCATTAGTTCAATGATTTACTACCCCATTCCCCAAGATCACTTTCCGATGTACAAGGGGCAATCTCCTCCCAATCCTGTGAGCGATCGCCTTGCTAGCGAGGTTCTTAGCTTGCCCATTTGGCCTGAATTAAGCGATGCCACCATTGAGTATATTGCGGCAACCATTCGGCAGTTTTTTCACCCGTCCTGAGGCGTTTCTGTGAGTATCTCTTCAGGTGTTGCCTTAGCATCTGCACTAAGGCAGTCTTTGCCGCAACTTAACAGAACCTTAAACTGAGACTCGCTAGGCTAGCTACAGCTCTTTGCCAAGATGGGGCGTTACAAACACAACACGGGACATGGTTTCCTAATTATGGGTATTGGCTGTGTTTACCCCCTCTGGAAAGGGCTGTCCTGTTGCTTACCCGAGGAGATCCCCCATGAAGGTTGCGGTTTTTAGTGCGAAATCCTACGATCGCCAGTTTTTGGATGCTGCCAATGCGGCTCAAGGCTATCCCCATATTCTAACCTATTACGATTTGCTGCTGCGGCCTCAAACAGTGTCCCTGGCTGAGGGGCACAATGCAATCTGTGCCTTTGTCAATGACGATCTTGGGGCACAGACCCTAGAGCGACTCGCACAGTTGGGGGTGCGTCTAGTCACCCTGCGCTGTACGGGCTTTAACAATGTGGATTTAGCTACGG
Proteins encoded in this window:
- the ndhK gene encoding photosynthetic/respiratory NAD(P)H-quinone oxidoreductase subunit K produces the protein MTNTTSPAILNPIARPEVPQELAENIILTSLNDVYDWARLSSLWPLMYGTACCFIEFAAMIGSRFDFDRFGLVPRNSPRQADLIITSGTITMKMAPALVRLYEQMPNPKYVIAMGACTITGGMFSSDSYSAVRGVDKLIPVDVYLPGCPPRPEAIMDAIIKLRKKIANEHINERGNLAQTHRLFTAKHKMKPVPPILTGQYLNAPTRQAPPPALAAAMGIAVPALGEAVSETSSTGE
- a CDS encoding DUF3007 family protein — encoded protein: MRRIDVLGIGVGLFFGGGLVYLLLRMAGVEPLQAGVWSQAIFVLGILGWLSTYLLRVVTGRMTYHQQLKDYEEALLSDRLARLSPEERAALEAEILAETNPTADPELGDN
- the malQ gene encoding 4-alpha-glucanotransferase, whose translation is MHFPRSCGLLLHPTSLPGGHGIGELGAAAREFLEFLVASDQQYWQVLPLGPTGFGNSPYMCYSAMAGNPLLISLEEVAKAGWLTEADLAQINLENRDRVDFDAVINQKLPLLRLAAQRFQSQATPGDWQAFRDFQALAHYWLPTYALFMAIKEHHEGQPWYEWPAPLRDREPTALAAIQVVLKDRIFEYEFQQFLFYQQWHALKEAANQRGIQIIGDIPIYVAHDSADVWAFPQFFELNPETGAAALMAGVPPDYFSATGQLWGNPIYNWKALAADGYSWWIERFRALLSYVDIIRVDHFRGFQAYWQVPEGEKTAVNGEWQPGPGAAFFEALQAALGRLPILAEDLGDITPDVIALRDQFQFPGMKILQFAFGGGSDNPFLPFNQERNCVVYTGTHDNDTTVGWYRNLSDWERQRFIDYLGYTPSEPHWALIRMALGTVANQAIIPVQDLLGLDSHARMNFPGTGEGNWAWRLTAGQLTPELAAHLKHLVHLFGRQAPPRPQPSEAEAGSLGIETQP
- a CDS encoding pentapeptide repeat-containing protein, encoding MNPQELLKRYASGERDFNRASLTNGEFINADLRGIILSRADMEWVNLSGANLSGAVLCGAEIVNAMLIKAELVDANLAGANLSRSDLSWANLTRANLSRAELSETTLRGTVLQGANLSRVDLANADLRGLTLDGVNLSGANLQGANLHGTELKQANLTRVDLIQADVSNANLSGTNLSGANLRGANLTAANLTGANLSRVDLTEVKLSEANLTKAKLVGAELAKADLSSLELSEVNLGGANLSGANLSHTNLSRANLSGANLQGANLSHAKLVGTNLRGANLQGANLQGALLDNADLSQTDLRSANLSGLVFNGVKLRGANLSGANLREVDLTEANFSRADLVEANLSRARLVGANLSRATLSEANLSRATLSGATLSRATFSGSLLGTVDLSGVNLSGADLGDANLSGSNLSRADLTRANLTAADMSGANLSEVDLRGTIMPDGRRRA
- a CDS encoding DegT/DnrJ/EryC1/StrS aminotransferase family protein — protein: MDTIPILDLKAQYQSLQPEIDRAVARVLASGQFILGPEVQAFEEEVAAYLGVRQAVAVNSGTDALVISLRSLGVGAGDEVITTPFSFFATAEAISLVGARPVFVDVELDSFNLDPSKVAAAITPRTKVILPVHLFGRPAAMGAIMELAQAHGLAILEDCAQSFGARYCPPCENCQCEAATQEALAHRFTGAIGTMGAFSFFPTKNLGAYGDGGLITTNDEDLAERSRMLRVHGARQRYHHEIIGYNSRLDSLQAAILRVKLPHIDRWNQQRRRVAQTYNQALAGLEAVVTPAVSAGHVFHQYTIRVLNGQRDALVAYLKEAGISSMIYYPIPQDHFPMYKGQSPPNPVSDRLASEVLSLPIWPELSDATIEYIAATIRQFFHPS